In Denitratisoma sp. DHT3, one DNA window encodes the following:
- the rpsU gene encoding 30S ribosomal protein S21 produces the protein MPGIRVKENEPFEVAIRRFKRTIEKTGLLTELRSREFYEKPTAERKRKLAAAVKRHHKRIRSQTLPPKLY, from the coding sequence ATGCCGGGTATCCGCGTCAAGGAAAACGAGCCGTTCGAAGTCGCCATCCGCCGCTTCAAGCGCACCATCGAAAAAACCGGTCTATTGACCGAGTTGCGCTCGCGCGAGTTCTACGAGAAGCCCACCGCCGAACGCAAGCGCAAGCTGGCCGCCGCCGTGAAGCGCCATCACAAGCGCATCCGCAGCCAGACGCTGCCGCCGAAGCTGTACTAA
- the plsY gene encoding glycerol-3-phosphate 1-O-acyltransferase PlsY, with amino-acid sequence MSPSPLVLSLVLGYLLGSLPFAVIVSRLFGLADPRSFGSGNPGATNVLRTGNKAAAALTLLGDAAKGWVAMALAGALGADAAGIALAGLAAFLGHLFPLFLDFKGGKGVATALGVLAGLSGWLALICAGTWLIVALVSRYSSLAALAAAVAAPAAGWALGLPQTALLVLLAMTGLLLLRHKDNIKRLLAGTEGRLGSKQKNASTGQQERLR; translated from the coding sequence ATGAGCCCGTCTCCCCTCGTCCTGTCGCTGGTTCTCGGCTACCTGCTCGGTTCCCTGCCCTTCGCCGTGATCGTCTCCCGCCTGTTCGGCCTGGCCGATCCACGCAGCTTCGGCTCCGGCAACCCCGGCGCCACCAATGTGCTGCGCACCGGCAACAAGGCGGCGGCGGCGCTGACCCTGCTCGGCGACGCCGCCAAAGGCTGGGTGGCGATGGCATTGGCCGGCGCCCTCGGCGCGGACGCCGCCGGCATCGCCCTGGCCGGTCTCGCCGCCTTCCTCGGCCATCTGTTTCCGCTGTTCCTCGACTTCAAGGGCGGCAAGGGCGTGGCCACCGCCCTGGGCGTGCTGGCGGGCCTGTCCGGTTGGCTGGCGCTGATCTGTGCCGGCACCTGGCTGATCGTGGCGCTGGTCAGCCGCTATTCGTCGCTGGCCGCCTTGGCGGCCGCGGTCGCCGCCCCGGCCGCCGGCTGGGCGCTGGGCCTGCCGCAGACGGCGCTGCTGGTGCTGCTGGCAATGACCGGCCTGCTGCTGCTGCGCCACAAGGACAACATCAAGCGCCTGCTGGCCGGCACCGAGGGCCGCCTGGGAAGCAAGCAGAAGAACGCCTCAACCGGCCAACAGGAGAGGCTCCGATAA
- a CDS encoding acyl-CoA dehydrogenase family protein, producing the protein MDFVLNDDQEIIRASAQSFLNDHSDSPKVRAAMATPDGIDTALWRQAATELGWCATDVPEDLGGLGLSLVEVALLMEQMGQRLACLPFFASAVLAAGALREAGDADRCAELLGQLAAGEVTAAAAFSADDIGWRPGAAAATAKQAGAGWQLDGAARCVLHGSAADLFVVAARDEAGALRLFRVAPNDAGVTVSRRKTVDETRPYAQLTLKGAALAEERCLSGAADATVGMMKATAQAMVALAAEQVGAAQSCLDITVAYVSERKQFGRVIGSFQAVKHRCAEMMVKIEAARSLALGAACRLAVAGPVGDEDFAEAEAAKFYATDALFFCAQEAIQLHGGVGFTWEYDPQLYFKRAQATAAWFGSSSALREDIASRVFGQ; encoded by the coding sequence ATGGACTTCGTGCTCAACGATGACCAGGAAATCATCCGCGCTTCCGCGCAATCCTTCCTGAACGATCACAGCGATTCCCCCAAGGTGCGCGCCGCGATGGCGACGCCCGACGGCATCGACACCGCCCTCTGGCGGCAGGCCGCCACCGAACTGGGCTGGTGCGCCACCGACGTGCCCGAGGACCTGGGCGGCCTGGGGCTTTCCCTGGTCGAAGTGGCCCTGCTGATGGAACAGATGGGCCAGCGCCTGGCCTGCCTGCCCTTTTTCGCCTCTGCGGTGCTGGCCGCCGGCGCGCTGCGCGAGGCAGGCGACGCCGACCGTTGCGCCGAACTGCTGGGCCAGCTGGCGGCTGGCGAAGTGACCGCCGCCGCCGCCTTCTCCGCCGACGACATCGGCTGGCGCCCCGGCGCCGCCGCGGCCACGGCCAAGCAGGCTGGCGCCGGCTGGCAGTTGGACGGCGCGGCCCGTTGCGTGCTGCACGGCTCCGCCGCCGACCTGTTCGTGGTCGCCGCCCGCGACGAGGCCGGCGCCCTGCGCCTGTTCCGCGTCGCGCCGAACGATGCCGGCGTGACCGTGAGCCGGCGCAAGACCGTCGACGAGACCCGGCCCTATGCCCAACTGACCCTGAAGGGCGCGGCGCTGGCCGAGGAACGCTGCCTGTCCGGCGCCGCCGACGCCACCGTCGGCATGATGAAGGCCACCGCCCAGGCCATGGTCGCCCTGGCCGCCGAGCAGGTGGGCGCCGCCCAAAGCTGCCTCGACATCACCGTGGCCTATGTGTCGGAGCGCAAGCAGTTCGGCCGCGTGATCGGCTCCTTCCAGGCCGTCAAGCACCGCTGCGCCGAAATGATGGTGAAAATCGAGGCCGCCCGTTCCCTGGCCCTGGGCGCCGCCTGTCGTCTGGCCGTGGCCGGTCCCGTCGGCGACGAGGATTTCGCCGAGGCCGAGGCCGCCAAGTTCTACGCCACCGACGCCCTGTTCTTTTGCGCCCAGGAGGCGATCCAGCTCCACGGCGGCGTCGGCTTCACCTGGGAATACGACCCCCAGCTCTATTTCAAGCGGGCCCAGGCGACCGCCGCCTGGTTCGGCAGCAGTTCCGCCCTGCGCGAGGACATTGCGTCCCGCGTCTTCGGCCAGTAA
- the tsaD gene encoding tRNA (adenosine(37)-N6)-threonylcarbamoyltransferase complex transferase subunit TsaD, with protein MLVLGIESSCDETGVALYDTERGLLAHAVHSQIAMHEEYGGVVPELASRDHIRRLIPLLERVQAEAGAARRDIDAIAYTAGPGLAGALLVGSGFAESLAFALGVPALPVHHLEGHMLSPLLSADPPRFPFVALLVSGGHTQLMRVDGVGAYALLGESLDDAAGEAFDKTAKLLGLGYPGGPAVSALAAQGTPGRCKLPRPMLHSGDFDFSFSGLKTAVLTQVRDRQPSAAERADLAAEFQEAVTEVLATKALAAVRAQCLDTLVVAGGVGANRRLRQRLDAGAAKAGIRVHYPELDLCTDNGAMIAFCGARRLAEGQRPAGNGAFAVRPRWPLAELLQPGA; from the coding sequence ATGCTCGTCCTCGGCATCGAATCCTCCTGCGATGAAACCGGCGTGGCCCTCTACGACACGGAGCGGGGCCTGCTGGCGCATGCCGTGCATTCCCAGATCGCGATGCACGAGGAATACGGCGGAGTGGTGCCCGAGCTGGCGTCGCGCGACCACATCCGGCGCCTGATCCCGCTCTTGGAGCGGGTTCAGGCCGAGGCCGGGGCGGCGCGACGGGACATCGACGCGATCGCCTACACGGCCGGGCCCGGCTTGGCCGGCGCGCTGCTGGTGGGTTCCGGTTTCGCCGAATCGCTGGCTTTCGCGCTGGGGGTGCCGGCCCTGCCGGTGCATCACCTCGAGGGCCACATGCTCTCGCCCCTGCTTTCCGCCGACCCGCCCCGTTTCCCTTTCGTCGCCCTGCTGGTGTCCGGCGGCCACACCCAGTTGATGCGGGTCGACGGCGTCGGTGCCTACGCGTTGCTCGGCGAGTCGCTCGACGACGCGGCCGGCGAGGCGTTCGACAAGACCGCCAAGCTGCTCGGCCTGGGCTATCCGGGCGGGCCGGCGGTGTCCGCCCTGGCCGCGCAGGGCACGCCGGGGCGCTGCAAGCTGCCGCGGCCGATGCTGCATTCGGGCGACTTCGATTTCAGTTTTTCCGGCCTCAAGACCGCGGTGCTGACCCAGGTGCGGGACCGGCAACCGTCCGCGGCCGAGCGTGCCGACCTGGCCGCCGAATTCCAGGAGGCGGTGACCGAGGTGCTCGCAACCAAGGCGCTGGCGGCGGTGCGGGCGCAGTGCCTGGACACCCTGGTGGTGGCCGGCGGCGTCGGCGCCAACCGGCGCCTGCGCCAGCGGCTCGACGCCGGCGCGGCCAAGGCCGGCATCCGCGTGCATTACCCGGAACTGGATTTGTGCACCGACAACGGCGCGATGATCGCCTTCTGCGGCGCCCGGCGTCTGGCCGAAGGCCAGCGGCCCGCCGGCAACGGCGCCTTCGCCGTGCGCCCGCGCTGGCCCCTGGCCGAGCTGCTGCAACCGGGCGCCTGA
- a CDS encoding dihydroneopterin aldolase: MDFIFIDDMRVEAHVGIFEREKAAPQTLELSLTFGVPDAAAKNDAIEDTIRYDVVIERIRKELAERHFNLLETLGEYVIGLMLDEFGAPWVKISIAKIGIMKGVRRVGVQIERARA, from the coding sequence ATGGACTTCATTTTCATCGACGACATGCGGGTCGAGGCCCACGTGGGCATCTTCGAGCGGGAAAAGGCCGCGCCCCAGACCCTGGAGCTGAGCCTGACGTTCGGCGTGCCCGACGCGGCGGCCAAGAACGACGCCATCGAGGACACCATCCGCTACGACGTGGTGATCGAGCGCATCCGCAAGGAACTGGCGGAGCGCCACTTCAACCTGCTGGAGACCCTGGGCGAATACGTGATCGGCCTGATGCTGGACGAGTTCGGCGCGCCCTGGGTGAAGATTTCCATCGCCAAGATCGGCATCATGAAGGGCGTGCGCCGGGTCGGCGTGCAGATCGAGCGCGCCCGCGCCTGA